From the Terriglobia bacterium genome, the window TCCATACTAAGTCTTGACGACGGTCGCCTTTTCAGCGGCCTTTGTAGTGTGCCCCTTGAAGATGCGCGTGGGAGCGAATTCTCCCAGCTTGTGGCTCACCATGTTCTCGGAGATGTAAATCGGGATGAACTTCTTGCCGTTGTGCACCGCGATCGTGGCTCCCACCATCTCCGGTGTGATTGTGGAGCGCCGCGACCAGGTCTTGATCACATTGCGGCCGCTGGCACCGCTGAGCATCCGCACCTTCTTCAAGAGGTGCTCATCCACAAATGGGCCTTTCTTTACCGATCTTGCCATGATGCACTCCGCCTATCTCTTGCCCCGGCGCTT encodes:
- the rpsS gene encoding 30S ribosomal protein S19, whose product is MARSVKKGPFVDEHLLKKVRMLSGASGRNVIKTWSRRSTITPEMVGATIAVHNGKKFIPIYISENMVSHKLGEFAPTRIFKGHTTKAAEKATVVKT